A window of the Euzebya pacifica genome harbors these coding sequences:
- the ispG gene encoding flavodoxin-dependent (E)-4-hydroxy-3-methylbut-2-enyl-diphosphate synthase, translated as MVTSLPVLSTAPAPPEHLTPPVRRETRQIDVGGVKVGGGAPISVQSMTTTPTHDVNATLQQIAALNASGVDIVRVAVPRQEDADALAAIAKQSTVPVVSDIHFQWKYAMAAIEAGVAKVRINPGNIHKAGDTSKVKVIGDAAKDAGIPIRIGVNGGSLEKRLLEKHGGVTPAALVESALDEVKILEDVDFTDIAISVKHSDPWTMIQTYRLLSTQTDYPLHLGVTESGPLKTGRVKSAVGLGALLSEGIGDTIRVSLSADPVEEVKAGIEILEALHLRERGLDVVSCPSCGRAEVDVYTLAENVQKGLEGIDVPLRVAVMGCVVNGPGEAREADLGVAAGKGKGQILKKGEVLWTVAEDEIVETLVYMANEMAEEIRAERGDGSPAVVS; from the coding sequence ATGGTCACGTCGCTTCCGGTCCTGTCCACCGCTCCCGCTCCGCCCGAGCACCTCACCCCTCCCGTCCGTCGAGAGACCCGCCAGATCGACGTCGGCGGTGTCAAGGTCGGCGGCGGCGCGCCCATCAGCGTGCAGTCGATGACGACGACACCGACCCACGACGTCAACGCCACCCTGCAGCAGATCGCCGCGCTGAACGCCTCCGGCGTCGACATCGTGCGCGTCGCCGTTCCCCGGCAGGAGGACGCCGACGCCCTGGCGGCGATCGCCAAGCAGTCCACCGTCCCCGTGGTCTCCGACATCCACTTCCAGTGGAAGTACGCGATGGCGGCCATCGAGGCGGGCGTGGCCAAGGTTCGGATCAACCCCGGCAACATCCACAAGGCCGGCGACACCTCCAAGGTGAAGGTCATCGGTGACGCGGCGAAGGACGCCGGCATCCCGATCCGCATCGGCGTCAACGGCGGCTCGCTGGAGAAGCGGCTGCTGGAGAAGCACGGCGGCGTGACCCCTGCGGCCCTCGTCGAGAGCGCCCTGGACGAGGTGAAGATCCTCGAGGACGTCGACTTCACCGACATCGCGATCTCCGTCAAGCACTCCGACCCGTGGACGATGATCCAGACCTACCGGCTGCTCAGCACGCAGACCGACTACCCCCTCCACCTCGGCGTCACCGAGTCCGGGCCCCTCAAGACCGGCCGGGTCAAGTCCGCCGTGGGCCTCGGCGCCCTCCTCAGCGAGGGCATCGGCGACACCATCCGCGTGTCGCTGTCCGCCGACCCCGTGGAGGAGGTCAAGGCCGGCATCGAGATCCTCGAGGCCCTGCACCTGCGCGAGCGCGGCCTCGACGTCGTGTCCTGCCCCTCCTGCGGTCGGGCCGAGGTCGACGTCTACACCCTCGCAGAGAACGTCCAGAAGGGGCTCGAGGGCATCGACGTTCCGCTGCGCGTCGCGGTCATGGGCTGCGTCGTCAACGGACCGGGCGAGGCCCGCGAGGCCGACCTCGGCGTCGCGGCCGGCAAGGGCAAGGGCCAGATCCTCAAGAAGGGCGAGGTCCTGTGGACCGTCGCCGAGGACGAGATCGTCGAGACGCTGGTCTACATGGCCAACGAGATGGCAGAGGAGATCCGCGCCGAGCGTGGCGACGGTTCCCCCGCCGTCGTCAGCTAG
- a CDS encoding endonuclease/exonuclease/phosphatase family protein yields the protein MRTAPARAHLALLLPWGVLLLARVPVVGELVGILLPVIGLAAACAGVWLHLRWRRSTRPGGPPSPVVVTAASLALACVAGTVLPWTPLDLQPPRGQAVEIVSANLRSANDGDAATDELLATGADVLVTVETPVLAIEGLQAVYPYTSTALPRRLGGVNVWSRFPLQRLPDLDGLQEARSVVVRVEAPSPFVLVAVHLPRPWPTARGLVGDAPHPTRYEADLLTQRRLAEALAAGLEAVDGPVVVAGDMNLSDRGYGYRQLTGVVDDVMRSTWALPTSTKPLFLPLRLRIDHLMVGGDWCGRSRGRIPLPGSDHDAISATIGPCPFTPTG from the coding sequence GTGCGCACCGCCCCCGCCAGAGCACACCTCGCCCTCCTCCTGCCGTGGGGCGTCTTGCTGTTGGCCCGTGTCCCGGTGGTGGGCGAGCTGGTCGGGATCCTGCTGCCGGTGATCGGGCTGGCCGCGGCCTGCGCGGGGGTGTGGTTGCACCTGCGATGGCGGCGCTCGACGAGGCCGGGTGGTCCGCCCAGCCCGGTGGTCGTGACCGCCGCGAGCCTCGCGTTGGCCTGCGTGGCCGGGACCGTGCTGCCGTGGACACCCCTGGACCTGCAGCCCCCGCGCGGGCAGGCGGTGGAGATCGTGTCGGCGAACCTCCGGTCGGCCAACGACGGTGATGCCGCGACCGACGAGCTGCTGGCCACCGGTGCCGACGTGCTGGTCACGGTCGAGACGCCGGTCCTGGCGATCGAGGGGTTGCAGGCGGTGTACCCGTACACCTCGACCGCGCTGCCCCGACGGCTGGGCGGGGTCAACGTCTGGTCGCGCTTTCCGCTGCAGCGGCTGCCCGACCTCGACGGGCTGCAGGAGGCCCGGTCAGTCGTGGTCCGGGTCGAGGCCCCCTCCCCCTTCGTACTCGTCGCCGTGCACCTGCCGCGGCCGTGGCCGACTGCGCGGGGCCTGGTCGGTGACGCCCCGCACCCGACCAGGTACGAAGCTGACCTGCTGACGCAGCGACGGCTGGCCGAGGCCCTGGCGGCAGGGCTCGAGGCAGTCGACGGGCCGGTGGTCGTCGCCGGCGACATGAACCTCAGCGACCGTGGCTACGGCTACCGGCAGCTGACCGGGGTGGTCGACGACGTGATGCGGTCGACCTGGGCGCTGCCGACGTCGACGAAGCCGCTGTTCCTGCCGCTGCGGCTGCGGATCGACCACCTCATGGTCGGCGGCGACTGGTGCGGTCGCAGCCGAGGCCGCATCCCCCTCCCCGGCAGCGACCACGACGCCATCAGCGCCACGATCGGCCCCTGCCCCTTCACCCCGACGGGCTGA
- a CDS encoding M50 family metallopeptidase yields the protein MFVAIFVFTIVFSIALHELGHFVTAKAFGMKAERYFIGFGPTVWSRHVGETEYGLKAIPAGGFVKIAGMTPWEEVDPADDGRLFYQQKPWKRVIVLSAGSATHLVLAFILLIAGLAFVGLPMSTNEVAMVVEDSPGAAAGLEPGDVIVAVDGQAVDGFAPIRDIVEGAAGETLALEVLRDGETITTEAVLDAAHPDPERAGAGFLGVAPEGAVEPLGLVDGTRTAFSPSASVEITGRDYSMWFMTRATVDGLTRIFSLDGLTSFFGSVAGDEPRPAESATSLVGAGQIVNELGNQGDVFAVLVVLAQLNLVLGLLNMLPLPPLDGGHVAVLAVEESVEGVRKLRKDGRSRPKFRLNPSVVTPIALAVIAFFVVLTGTALYLDITQPASQLVQ from the coding sequence ATGTTCGTCGCGATCTTCGTCTTCACCATCGTGTTCTCGATCGCCCTGCACGAGCTGGGACACTTCGTCACGGCCAAGGCGTTCGGCATGAAGGCCGAGCGCTACTTCATCGGCTTCGGTCCGACGGTCTGGTCGCGCCACGTCGGTGAGACCGAGTACGGCCTGAAGGCCATCCCCGCCGGTGGGTTCGTCAAGATCGCCGGGATGACCCCGTGGGAGGAGGTCGACCCCGCCGACGACGGCCGGCTGTTCTACCAGCAGAAGCCGTGGAAGCGCGTCATCGTGCTGTCCGCCGGTTCGGCCACCCACCTGGTGCTGGCGTTCATCCTCCTCATCGCTGGCCTGGCGTTCGTCGGCCTGCCGATGTCCACCAACGAGGTGGCCATGGTCGTGGAGGACAGCCCGGGCGCGGCGGCGGGTCTCGAACCCGGCGACGTGATCGTGGCGGTCGACGGCCAGGCGGTCGACGGCTTCGCCCCGATCCGCGACATCGTGGAGGGGGCGGCAGGCGAGACGCTGGCCCTGGAGGTGCTTCGCGACGGCGAGACGATCACCACCGAAGCCGTGCTGGACGCCGCACATCCCGACCCCGAGCGGGCCGGCGCCGGATTCCTCGGCGTCGCGCCGGAAGGGGCCGTGGAACCGCTCGGCCTGGTGGACGGCACGCGGACGGCGTTCAGCCCCTCGGCCAGCGTGGAGATCACCGGCCGGGACTACTCGATGTGGTTCATGACCCGGGCCACGGTCGACGGGTTGACCCGCATCTTCAGCCTCGATGGGCTGACCTCGTTCTTCGGGTCCGTGGCAGGTGACGAACCCCGCCCGGCCGAGAGCGCCACGAGCCTGGTCGGTGCCGGCCAGATCGTCAACGAGCTGGGCAACCAGGGTGATGTGTTCGCGGTGCTGGTGGTGCTGGCGCAGCTGAACCTGGTCCTCGGCCTGCTGAACATGCTGCCCCTGCCGCCGCTCGACGGTGGCCACGTCGCCGTGCTCGCCGTGGAGGAAAGCGTCGAGGGCGTCCGGAAGCTCCGCAAGGACGGCCGCTCGCGTCCGAAGTTCCGCCTGAACCCGTCGGTGGTCACCCCGATCGCCCTGGCCGTGATCGCGTTCTTCGTCGTGCTCACCGGCACCGCCCTGTACCTCGACATCACCCAACCGGCCTCCCAGCTGGTCCAGTAG
- the dxr gene encoding 1-deoxy-D-xylulose-5-phosphate reductoisomerase, whose product MSHVVPSTPSDGSGKRTVALVGATGSIGTQTLDVVERWPDRFEVVALACGRSSDVIEQARRFGVSLVGVADRDAAREIREALPGVEVVDGPDAAAIVAGCGADVVVNGMVGSIGLSPTMAALRAGSRLALANKESLIVGGQLVHDAAAPDQVVPVDSEHSAIAQCLRGGRAEEVARLVVTASGGPFRGRTRDQLKTVTVDDALAHPTWDMGAVITINSATLANKGLEVIEAHLLFDIDYDRIDVVVHPQSIVHSMVEFVDGATVAKLSPPDMRLPIQLALTWPERLAFAPTTMDWTTAQDLTFEPLDDDTFPMVRLAVQAGRAGGTAPAAFNAANEVAVETFLQRGLDFLGITEVVAATLESHDVQTAESVEQVLAAEADARRTAAELIRRR is encoded by the coding sequence GTGAGCCACGTCGTGCCCTCGACCCCCTCCGACGGCAGCGGGAAGCGGACCGTCGCGCTGGTCGGGGCGACCGGGTCGATCGGCACCCAGACCCTCGACGTCGTCGAACGCTGGCCCGACCGGTTCGAGGTCGTGGCGCTGGCGTGCGGACGCTCCTCCGATGTGATCGAGCAGGCCCGCCGGTTCGGCGTGTCGCTGGTCGGCGTGGCTGATCGCGACGCCGCCCGCGAGATCAGGGAGGCGTTGCCGGGGGTCGAGGTCGTCGACGGGCCCGACGCCGCCGCGATCGTCGCCGGGTGCGGGGCCGACGTGGTCGTCAACGGCATGGTCGGGTCGATCGGGCTGTCCCCGACGATGGCAGCCCTCCGCGCCGGCAGTCGGCTGGCGCTCGCCAACAAGGAATCCCTCATCGTCGGCGGCCAGCTCGTCCACGACGCCGCGGCCCCCGACCAGGTCGTGCCCGTTGACTCCGAGCACTCCGCGATCGCGCAGTGCCTGCGTGGGGGACGGGCCGAGGAGGTCGCGCGCCTGGTCGTCACCGCCTCCGGTGGGCCGTTCCGCGGTCGCACGCGCGATCAGCTCAAGACCGTCACCGTCGACGACGCCCTGGCCCACCCGACGTGGGACATGGGTGCGGTGATCACGATCAACTCCGCGACGTTGGCCAACAAGGGGCTGGAGGTCATCGAGGCCCACCTGCTGTTCGACATCGACTACGACCGCATCGACGTGGTCGTGCACCCCCAGTCGATCGTCCACTCCATGGTGGAGTTCGTCGACGGGGCCACCGTGGCCAAGCTGTCGCCGCCGGACATGCGCCTGCCCATCCAGCTGGCGCTGACCTGGCCCGAGCGGCTGGCGTTCGCGCCCACGACGATGGACTGGACGACCGCGCAGGACCTCACGTTCGAACCGCTGGACGACGACACCTTCCCGATGGTCCGCCTCGCCGTCCAGGCCGGTCGCGCCGGTGGCACCGCCCCTGCAGCGTTCAACGCGGCGAACGAGGTGGCGGTCGAGACGTTTCTGCAACGTGGACTGGACTTCCTCGGCATCACCGAGGTCGTCGCGGCAACCTTGGAGTCCCACGACGTGCAAACCGCAGAATCGGTCGAGCAGGTGCTCGCCGCCGAGGCCGACGCACGCCGCACCGCCGCGGAGCTGATCCGACGACGGTGA
- the rlmN gene encoding 23S rRNA (adenine(2503)-C(2))-methyltransferase RlmN translates to MSDMSDPTAADTGTPPDTGTPPDTGTPPDPYTEGGLDVLLDGQPGYRRGQLTEWLTKGVEDPQEMTNLPAALRDELSTAMQTRPRVVKVSEADGGLTRKVLLECGNGARKEEIESVLMLYPKTEKRAARATVCISTQAGCAMGCPFCATGQIGFRRQLGVGETLRQVTVMQRLLADPEGSAEDWPELSPLPDGVPDHVTNIVFMGMGEPLANLDVTLDCVRWLHRPFGLSARSITVSTVGLVPGIRKLQALDLPITLAVSLHAPDDALRNDLVPVNRQHPLEELLAAARDYLEATGRRVTFEYVMIADVNSDVAQAHQLRRLLSHHMPGGLAHVNLIPMNPTPAVPWAAPTVEQQRAFADVLVDGGISATIRANRGNDIDAACGQLYANYQVASGRILPVAVGAAERITGRS, encoded by the coding sequence ATGTCCGACATGTCCGACCCCACCGCTGCCGACACCGGCACACCGCCCGACACCGGTACACCGCCTGACACCGGTACACCGCCTGACCCCTACACCGAGGGCGGCCTCGACGTGCTGCTCGACGGGCAGCCCGGGTACCGGCGTGGCCAGCTGACGGAGTGGCTGACCAAGGGCGTGGAGGACCCGCAGGAGATGACCAACCTCCCGGCGGCCCTGCGTGACGAGCTGTCGACGGCGATGCAGACGCGCCCGCGGGTCGTCAAGGTCAGCGAGGCCGACGGTGGGCTGACCCGCAAGGTCCTCCTCGAGTGCGGCAACGGGGCGCGCAAGGAGGAGATCGAGAGCGTCCTCATGCTCTACCCGAAGACCGAGAAGCGGGCCGCCCGGGCGACGGTGTGCATCTCGACCCAGGCGGGTTGTGCGATGGGCTGCCCCTTCTGCGCGACCGGGCAGATCGGCTTCCGGCGCCAGCTGGGCGTGGGCGAGACCCTTCGCCAGGTCACCGTCATGCAGCGCCTGCTGGCCGACCCCGAGGGCAGCGCCGAGGACTGGCCCGAGCTGTCGCCGCTGCCCGACGGGGTTCCCGACCACGTCACCAACATCGTGTTCATGGGCATGGGCGAACCGCTGGCCAACCTTGACGTGACGCTGGACTGCGTGCGTTGGCTGCACCGCCCCTTCGGCCTGTCGGCACGCTCGATCACCGTCTCCACCGTCGGTCTGGTCCCCGGCATCCGCAAGCTCCAGGCCCTCGACCTGCCGATCACCCTGGCGGTCAGCCTGCATGCGCCCGACGACGCCCTGCGCAACGACCTGGTCCCGGTCAACCGCCAGCACCCGTTGGAGGAGCTCCTGGCGGCCGCCCGCGACTACCTCGAGGCCACCGGACGCCGCGTCACCTTCGAGTACGTGATGATCGCCGACGTCAACAGCGACGTGGCCCAGGCCCACCAGCTGCGCCGGCTGCTCAGCCACCACATGCCCGGCGGGCTGGCGCACGTCAACCTGATCCCCATGAATCCCACGCCGGCGGTGCCGTGGGCGGCGCCGACGGTCGAGCAGCAGCGGGCGTTCGCCGACGTGCTGGTCGACGGTGGCATCTCCGCCACGATCCGGGCCAACCGCGGCAACGACATCGACGCCGCCTGCGGGCAGCTGTACGCCAACTACCAGGTCGCCAGCGGCAGGATCCTGCCGGTCGCCGTCGGGGCGGCCGAGCGGATCACCGGCCGGTCGTGA
- a CDS encoding phosphatidate cytidylyltransferase codes for MAVSEPADGTPPAATPRGGRNLPIAIGVGLGLAAVYLGSLVLEPVVFLVFVAVNIIVALYELDAAFARTKARPPTIVAAVATPVMLLGTYWWGVDVQVNVLYATLVVGFVMVLASHEVGHAVSRMAALALMLVWVVVAASSLGLLLNRPDGHWYVMAGTALTVTNDIGAYAFGRNFGRRKIAPAISPGKTWEGFAGAMVTTLVMAALVTTRTVPGVDLVPALVLAAAVVVAATLGDFAESLVKRDLGIKDLGGIFPGHGGVMDRIDALLFALPVTHLVLLAFGI; via the coding sequence ATGGCGGTATCCGAACCCGCTGACGGTACCCCGCCGGCTGCCACGCCGCGGGGTGGTCGCAACCTGCCCATCGCGATCGGCGTGGGCCTGGGCCTTGCCGCGGTCTACCTCGGCAGCCTCGTGCTCGAGCCCGTCGTGTTCCTCGTGTTCGTGGCGGTCAACATCATCGTCGCGCTCTACGAGCTCGACGCGGCGTTCGCGCGGACCAAGGCCCGGCCCCCGACGATCGTGGCGGCCGTCGCCACACCCGTCATGCTGCTGGGCACCTACTGGTGGGGCGTCGACGTCCAGGTCAACGTCCTGTACGCCACGCTCGTCGTCGGTTTCGTCATGGTCCTCGCCAGCCACGAAGTCGGCCATGCCGTCTCGCGCATGGCGGCGCTCGCGCTGATGCTGGTCTGGGTGGTCGTGGCCGCGAGCTCCCTCGGACTGCTGCTCAACCGCCCCGACGGGCACTGGTACGTCATGGCCGGCACGGCGCTGACGGTCACCAACGACATCGGTGCCTACGCCTTCGGTCGCAACTTCGGACGCCGCAAGATCGCGCCCGCGATCAGCCCCGGCAAGACCTGGGAAGGGTTCGCCGGCGCCATGGTGACCACCCTGGTCATGGCCGCCCTGGTCACCACCCGCACGGTGCCGGGGGTCGACCTGGTCCCCGCGCTGGTCCTCGCCGCCGCCGTCGTCGTGGCCGCGACCCTCGGCGACTTCGCCGAATCGTTGGTCAAGCGCGATCTGGGTATCAAGGACCTCGGCGGCATCTTCCCCGGCCACGGCGGCGTCATGGACCGCATCGACGCGCTGCTGTTCGCGCTGCCCGTCACCCACCTCGTCCTCCTCGCCTTCGGGATCTGA
- the frr gene encoding ribosome recycling factor: protein MDGAVEHTRAEFAKIRTGRANPQLLTELPVEYYGTMTPLQQIAGVTAPEARVLLISPYDRGALSNIEKAIMMSSLGLNPNNDGNVIRVVFPDLTEERRKEFVKIARERAEDGRIAVRNARRAAKSELERLEGESEITEDDLRRAEDDLQKRTDTATARIDELLKVKEAELLEV, encoded by the coding sequence ATGGACGGCGCCGTCGAGCACACCAGGGCCGAGTTCGCCAAGATCCGCACGGGTCGTGCGAATCCCCAGCTGCTCACCGAGCTGCCCGTCGAGTACTACGGCACCATGACGCCGCTGCAGCAGATCGCCGGCGTCACCGCGCCCGAGGCGCGCGTGCTGCTGATCTCCCCCTATGACCGCGGGGCGCTCAGCAACATCGAGAAGGCGATCATGATGTCCAGCCTCGGGCTGAACCCCAACAACGACGGCAACGTCATCCGTGTGGTGTTCCCCGACCTGACCGAGGAACGCCGCAAGGAGTTCGTCAAGATCGCCCGTGAGCGTGCCGAGGACGGCCGCATCGCCGTTCGCAACGCGCGGCGCGCCGCCAAGTCCGAGCTCGAGCGGCTCGAGGGCGAGAGCGAGATCACCGAGGACGACCTGCGTCGCGCCGAGGACGACCTGCAGAAGCGGACCGACACCGCCACCGCCCGCATCGACGAGCTGCTGAAGGTCAAGGAGGCCGAGCTGCTGGAGGTCTGA
- the pyrH gene encoding UMP kinase: MADSPSKPYRRVLLKLSGEAFADEAASISPQVVASVADQLVEVNSLGVEIGVVVGGGNIFRGASPQASGMERSSADHMGMLATVINALALQDACEKRGLDTRVQSAVAMQELAEPYIRRRAVRHLEKKRLVIFASGLGAPYFSTDTAAAQRALEIGAQAILKGTKVDGVYDADPALHPDATKYDRLDYIQVLKDGLKVMDATAISLCMDNGLPIIVFNLRTEGNIRRAVTGEPIGTIVE; the protein is encoded by the coding sequence ATGGCCGACTCGCCCAGCAAGCCCTACCGCCGCGTGCTCCTCAAGCTGTCCGGTGAGGCGTTCGCCGACGAGGCAGCGTCGATCTCCCCGCAGGTGGTGGCCTCCGTCGCCGACCAGCTGGTCGAGGTCAACTCCCTCGGCGTGGAGATCGGTGTGGTCGTCGGTGGCGGCAACATCTTCCGCGGGGCGTCCCCCCAGGCCTCGGGCATGGAGCGTTCCAGCGCCGACCACATGGGCATGCTGGCCACGGTCATCAACGCCCTCGCCCTGCAGGACGCCTGCGAGAAGCGTGGGCTCGACACCCGGGTGCAGTCCGCCGTCGCCATGCAGGAGCTCGCCGAGCCCTACATCCGTCGTCGCGCGGTGCGCCACCTGGAGAAGAAGCGGCTGGTCATCTTCGCCTCGGGCCTCGGCGCCCCGTACTTCTCCACCGACACGGCGGCGGCCCAGCGTGCGCTCGAGATCGGCGCCCAGGCCATCCTGAAGGGCACCAAGGTCGACGGCGTCTACGATGCCGACCCGGCGCTCCACCCGGATGCCACCAAGTACGACCGCCTCGACTACATCCAGGTGCTCAAGGACGGGCTGAAGGTCATGGACGCCACGGCCATCTCCTTGTGCATGGACAACGGCCTGCCGATCATCGTGTTCAACCTGCGGACGGAGGGCAACATTCGCCGGGCCGTGACGGGCGAGCCGATCGGGACGATAGTTGAATGA
- a CDS encoding translation elongation factor Ts, with protein MSDVKISAADVKALREATGAGMMLCKNALVEAGGDFDAAADIVRTKTGRKANERAGDRTANEGLVHAYLHTPTPGMPAKVGVMLKLHCETDFVAKEESFKALAQDIAMHIAAAQPVAVSEDQVDEALKEKEANFARQQAKEEGKPEHIIEKIVEGRVNSLLKEQVLLNQPFVKDTSKTIEQLVTEASARTGEKIEIGGFARFAIGA; from the coding sequence ATGAGCGACGTCAAGATCAGCGCCGCCGACGTCAAGGCCCTTCGCGAGGCCACCGGCGCCGGCATGATGCTCTGCAAGAACGCACTGGTGGAGGCCGGCGGCGACTTCGACGCTGCCGCCGACATCGTCCGCACGAAGACCGGCCGCAAGGCCAACGAGCGCGCGGGTGACCGGACCGCCAACGAGGGGCTCGTGCACGCCTATCTGCACACCCCCACCCCCGGCATGCCGGCCAAGGTCGGCGTGATGCTGAAGCTGCACTGCGAGACCGACTTCGTGGCCAAGGAGGAGTCCTTCAAGGCCCTGGCCCAGGACATCGCCATGCACATCGCGGCTGCGCAGCCGGTTGCGGTCAGCGAGGACCAGGTCGACGAGGCGCTCAAGGAGAAGGAAGCCAACTTCGCTCGCCAGCAGGCGAAGGAAGAGGGCAAGCCCGAGCACATCATCGAGAAGATCGTCGAGGGTCGGGTCAACTCCCTCCTGAAGGAGCAGGTCCTGCTGAACCAGCCCTTCGTCAAGGACACCAGCAAGACCATCGAGCAGCTCGTCACCGAGGCCAGCGCTCGTACCGGCGAGAAGATCGAGATCGGCGGGTTCGCCCGCTTCGCCATCGGCGCCTAG
- the rpsB gene encoding 30S ribosomal protein S2 encodes MGVVTVRQLLEAGVHFGHQTRRWNPKMKRYIWGERNGIYILDLQQTVGMLERAYEFVENTVASGGTVLFVGTKKQAQEAVEQQAMRVGMPYVNFRWLGGMLTNFETIKTRLTRLRELEDMVNDGTIELLTKKEGLLLTRELDKLQRNLGGIRTMTKLPSAIWVVDTVKEHIAVAEANRLGIPVVAVVDTNCDPDVIDYVIPGNDDAIRSGALLTHLIADACATGYARRAARTSDDVVAEQAAAAAASTPSSESTEAPAAPAQPAAEPLAEWEIALQQEEAASAAAAAGASSAEADQADQAAADQAAAEPAETQPTEEPAPAAPQEEAQA; translated from the coding sequence ATGGGCGTCGTCACCGTGCGGCAACTCCTGGAAGCCGGTGTCCACTTCGGACACCAGACCCGTCGCTGGAACCCGAAGATGAAGCGTTACATCTGGGGCGAGCGCAACGGCATCTACATCCTCGACCTGCAGCAGACCGTCGGCATGCTGGAGCGTGCCTACGAGTTCGTGGAGAACACCGTCGCCAGCGGCGGCACCGTGCTCTTCGTCGGCACCAAGAAGCAGGCCCAGGAAGCAGTCGAGCAGCAGGCGATGCGCGTGGGCATGCCCTACGTGAACTTCCGCTGGCTCGGCGGCATGCTGACCAACTTCGAGACCATCAAGACCCGCCTGACTCGCCTGCGCGAGCTCGAGGACATGGTCAACGACGGCACCATCGAGCTGCTGACCAAGAAGGAAGGCCTCCTGCTCACCCGTGAGCTGGACAAGCTGCAGCGCAACCTGGGCGGCATCCGCACCATGACGAAGCTGCCGTCGGCCATCTGGGTCGTCGACACCGTCAAGGAGCACATCGCCGTCGCCGAGGCCAACCGCCTGGGCATCCCCGTCGTCGCCGTCGTGGACACCAACTGCGACCCCGACGTCATCGACTACGTCATCCCCGGCAACGACGACGCCATCCGCTCCGGCGCGCTGCTGACCCACCTCATCGCCGACGCCTGCGCCACGGGGTACGCCCGTCGTGCCGCTCGCACCTCCGACGACGTCGTCGCCGAGCAGGCTGCGGCAGCCGCCGCGTCCACCCCCTCCTCGGAGTCCACCGAGGCCCCGGCCGCTCCGGCCCAGCCGGCCGCCGAGCCGCTGGCCGAGTGGGAGATCGCCCTGCAGCAGGAAGAGGCCGCGTCGGCCGCCGCCGCTGCCGGTGCATCCTCCGCCGAGGCCGACCAGGCCGACCAGGCCGCCGCCGACCAGGCTGCTGCCGAGCCGGCCGAGACCCAGCCCACCGAGGAGCCGGCCCCGGCCGCCCCGCAGGAAGAGGCCCAGGCGTAG
- a CDS encoding murein hydrolase activator EnvC family protein produces the protein MVVRRVVVVPCLLVVAVLLVFGGPTTVAAVPLEGTPAPPAGGVVVDGPTSGTGAIRPVPGRVVRFFDPPEHPYGPGHRGVDLAAEPGDAVRAVLSGTVAFAGPVADRGWVTVDHGGGLRTTYGDLVPSVEAGATVLAGEVVGHLAEGVGHLDWGARLARVGDGGSTGSAGAGDYIDPLSLLERWRPHLTSPDRVPRGRVVDL, from the coding sequence ATGGTCGTTCGTCGGGTCGTCGTCGTTCCGTGTCTGCTGGTGGTCGCGGTCCTCCTCGTGTTCGGCGGCCCCACGACCGTGGCCGCCGTGCCTCTCGAAGGCACGCCCGCACCTCCCGCAGGTGGGGTCGTGGTGGACGGTCCGACGAGCGGAACGGGGGCCATCCGTCCCGTTCCCGGTCGGGTCGTCCGGTTCTTCGACCCGCCCGAGCATCCCTACGGCCCCGGCCACCGGGGGGTCGACCTGGCAGCCGAGCCCGGTGACGCCGTCCGCGCCGTCCTGTCCGGCACCGTGGCGTTCGCGGGTCCCGTCGCTGATCGGGGGTGGGTGACCGTCGACCACGGTGGGGGACTGCGGACCACCTACGGCGACCTCGTCCCGTCGGTGGAGGCAGGTGCGACGGTGCTGGCCGGCGAGGTGGTGGGTCACCTGGCCGAAGGGGTCGGCCACCTGGACTGGGGTGCGCGGTTGGCTCGCGTCGGCGACGGCGGGTCGACAGGGTCGGCGGGTGCGGGGGACTACATCGACCCGCTGTCACTGCTCGAGCGCTGGCGCCCCCACCTCACCTCACCCGACCGCGTCCCCCGCGGTCGGGTCGTCGACCTCTGA